The proteins below come from a single Chiloscyllium punctatum isolate Juve2018m chromosome 20, sChiPun1.3, whole genome shotgun sequence genomic window:
- the LOC140491846 gene encoding protocadherin-10-like isoform X1, with the protein MMTGKRSWAGTRQVLCFIAVSCFANLISGQIRYRIPEELKHGAFVANIADDLGLNVSKLTARRLRIVSGASTQYLEVNLGNGILFVNEKIDREQLCGLILTCFLHLEVVIENPLELYRIEVEILDINDNSPTFLRKDIFLDIVESALPGTRFPLESAHDPDVGTNSVHTYRLSPNDHFILDVETRSDRSKFAELVLDKMLDREQQQTHHLVLTAVDGGVPKRSGSILITVNVLDANDNLPVFEQTIYKVSLEENAPKGALVLTLNASDLDEGSNSEIEYSFSSHTPPRVRELFNVDSHTGEIRVKSTIDHEEMNTYEIYIQAKDKGGPYAIPVHCKILVDIIDVNDNAPEVILTSLSSPVMEDAMIGTVIALISVTDLDSGENGQINCVITQEVPFRLQSSFKNYYTLVTTAPLDRERVPEYNITIMAIDSGYPSLSTNKFIFLKVSDVNDNAPRFSKSSYTVYVTENNAPGATVCFVTALDPDANQNAYLSYSIMDSTIHGLPSKTYVSINSDNGNVYALRSFDYEQLTDFQIQIQAQDAGFPPLSGSTKVNVIILDQNDNVPVIVSPKPRNGSVARHKLSQSLHPGQLVIKVIATDADSGQNAKLSYLLLRATDPTLFNLALHTGEIRTTRRLGDRDIPKQTLLILVKDNGQPPLSATVTIVFSIMENITDILPEISNLPENAEQNSALLFYIIITLGCISLVFIVAIIIVATIKCHQYRNNAHNCNTAVGNCCCIQHSNSADILQTSKTNPQVTTNPKAPPDFLEVGGSGTVSQAYYYKVCLTPESAKSDFTFLKPYSPGKPEGGTSTSDPDGVEWKGYSPKRLNTDVSTASFNSKVIKFRKWNGDLSSQAYSSRPRDLEQSSFERCSSGQYGMGLYTSDKCEVEPDPRRLVEIHSRAL; encoded by the coding sequence ATGATGACTGGAAAGAGATCGTGGGCAGGAACAAGGCAAGTGCTGTGCTTTATTGCCGTGTCCTGCTTTGCAAATTTGATTTCTGGACAGATCCGCTACAGAATTCCGGAAGAACTAAAGCATGGAGCTTTTGTTGCCAACATTGCTGATGATTTAGGTTTAAATGTCAGTAAGCTAACTGCCAGAAGACTACGTATCGTGTCTGGTGCCTCTACGCAGTACTTGGAGGTAAATTTGGGCAATGGTATTTTGTTCGTGAATGAAAAAATAGATAGGGAACAGCTCTGCGGTCTGATTCTCACTTGTTTTCTACATCTGGAAGTTGTTATCGAAAATCCTCTTGAACTGTACCGTATTGAAGTAGAGATTCTAGATATAAATGATAACTCACCAACTTTCTTGAGGAAGGATATCTTTTTGGACATTGTAGAATCGGCTTTGCCAGGGACACGATTCCCTCTCGAGAGTGCTCACGACCCAGACGTGGGCACTAACTCAGTTCACACCTATAGGCTCAGTCCAAATGACCATTTTATCTTGGATGTGGAGACACGAAGTGATCGCAGCAAATTTGCAGAGCTGGTGTTGGATAAAATGCTGGACAGAGAGCAACAACAGACCCATCATCTAGTTCTGACGGCAGTTGACGGAGGGGTTCCAAAGCGGTCTGGTTCTATCTTGATCACTGTTAATGTCCTGGACGCCAATGACAATTTGCCTGTTTTCGAACAGACAATTTACAAAGTTTCCTTGGAAGAGAATGCACCAAAGGGGGCGTTAGTATTAACATTGAACGCCAGCGATTTAGACGAAGGTTCCAATAGCGAGATAGAATATTCTTTCAGTAGTCATACTCCTCCGAGAGTGCGCGAACTGTTTAACGTGGACTCCCATACAGGTGAGATTCGTGTTAAAAGTACGATAGATCACGAAGAAATGAATACGTACGAAATTTATATTCAAGCCAAGGACAAAGGTGGCCCCTATGCAATACCCGTGCATTGTAAGATTCTTGTAGACATAATTGATGTGAACGATAATGCGCCTGAAGTGATCCTGACTTCTTTGTCCAGTCCAGTAATGGAAGACGCCATGATCGGGACAGTAATTGCTCTCATCAGTGTTACAGACCTAGATTCTGGGGAAAATGGGCAGATTAACTGTGTGATTACTCAGGAAGTTCCATTTCGGCTTCAGTCATCTTTTAAGAACTATTACACATTGGTGACGACCGCTCCGCTAGACCGCGAAAGAGTACCAGAATACAACATCACAATTATGGCAATTGATTCAGGATATCCTTCTCTTTCTACAAACAAATTTATATTTCTCAAGGTTTCAGACGTGAATGACAATGCTCCAAGATTTTCGAAATCTTCATACACAGTGTATGTCACAGAAAACAATGCACCTGGCGCTACCGTTTGCTTTGTGACAGCATTGGACCCTGATGCGAATCAAAACGCCTACCTATCTTATTCTATCATGGACAGTACGATCCACGGATTACCCTCCAAAACCTATGTCTCAATCAATTCAGATAATGGCAACGTCTACGCATTACGTTCATTCGACTACGAACAACTAACAGATTTTCAAATCCAAATCCAAGCTCAGGATGCTGGATTTCCACCACTCAGTGGTTCTACCAAAGTTAATGTGATCATCTTGGATCAAAATGACAACGTTCCGGTAATTGTCTCCCCAAAGCCAAGGAACGGTTCAGTTGCACGACATAAACTGTCGCAATCTTTGCACCCGGGGCAATTAGTGATCAAAGTCATTGCCACAGACGCGGACTCTGGACAGAATGCAAAGCTCTCCTATCTATTACTGCGAGCAACAGATCCTACTCTATTCAACTTGGCACTCCATACAGGCGAAATAAGGACGACCCGGCGTCTGGGAGACAGAGATATCCCGAAGCAAACTCTGCTCATCCTCGTGAAAGATAATGGGCAACCTCCTCTTTCTGCCACGGTCACCATCGtattttcaataatggagaacaTTACAGATATTCTGCCTGAAATCAGCAATTTACCCGAGAATGCAGAGCAAAATTCTGCTTTATTATTTTATATAATTATCACATTGGGATGCATTTCACTTGTATTCATTGTGGCCATTATCATCGTCGCTACCATCAAGTGCCACCAATACAGAAACAATGCCCACAACTGCAACACCGCCGTCGGGAATTGTTGTTGCATTCAGCATTCGAATTCGGCAGATATTTTGCAAACCTCTAAAACAAATCCCCAAGTAACCACCAATCCTAAAGCGCCACCTGACTTTTTAGAGGTAGGTGgaagtgggacagtctcacaggCCTATTATTACAAGGTGTGTTTGACCCCTGAATCTGCGAAGAGTGATTTTACTTTCCTCAAACCATACAGCCCAGGGAAACCCGAAGGTGGGACAAGCACTAGTGACCCAGATGGAGTGGAATGGAAAGGATATTCACCAAAACGTTTAAATACTGATGTTTCAACTGCCAGTTTCAATTCGAAAGTCATTAAATTTCGCAAGTGGAATGGAGATTTATCCAGTCAG